In Cryptomeria japonica chromosome 1, Sugi_1.0, whole genome shotgun sequence, the sequence AATGATTATAAATATGAATCAATGAAATGTATACAAATGAGATtcaaaaataaaaatcagaagtaagcataagacatgttaggttcaccaaaatgttaggTAGGGGagattagggtttcaccaattaagataataaaactactAATGTCACCAAATTAACCAATACATTCAAAAGGGGGTAAATTCATTAGATCTAGCCATAATTCAATTAGAGAAAAGGGTCAAAACACTAATTAAATTTACTTTTTTGTTGTCTCCCTTTTTAGAgtaaaaaaaatgatttgaattgtaaatttttGGGGTAAGGCAGTAGAGAATtagaataaaacaataataacagGGTGTTTCAGATGTTAGACAGAGCCACAGATAGAAATATGAGAAGAGGAAGTGAGTCAGAACCTGTAGCTGAAAATTCGGGCCAAATTGTCAGGACCGGGGTGGTAGGTTGTCCTGGTCCTGCAACTTTTGGACGAGCAAAAGGATGTTTTCCAAATTAGGGAGACACACAAGATCCACTATTTGAAGATCAAGAAAAATTCTTGAGACCAACATGGTAGTTCATCCTGGTCCTCCACTTTTCGTTCTTGTAAAAGGTAAACATATTCATCATCATCTATTCTACTAGAATCTTTGATGACAaatcctgaatcaatttcctagagagagagaggggggggggtgtggatagggttttgccttGGGTCAAAtcccgatttaggaattaaccttgaaactGAAATGgaaatagatttgaattgcaacAAGTTGCTTTTGTTTTGAAGGAAAGGCTAGCTCTGAAATTAAATGCTTGTAACTGaatttgataccttgatgaagcttgcttaaATCCTCACACAAGGATTTAaaatgtcatgtagaatgtcttcatggatgccatcttgaatgcttgaacttgacttaacCTCTCCTTTAATGCTCGAcaaatgcttgattgctttctcacttgaattgaattcacTAGAGAGTAACTACTTGAGAGAGAGATCATAGACTTCAATCAAATTTGGCTTCAACATCATCTTCCTTCAAATGGaaggggtaggcctccttttatacttaaccGTCCAAAAATTATTTGTATTTCTAGAGCAGGCCAAAATGGGACCTAAATTCTCGCCCACTTGATGTGACTATTGTTGGGACCAAATCTAGGTCCCGATTAGGAGGACTAGGGTGGTGGGTCGCCCTAGTCCCGAAATAGGACTAGGGCGCCCTAGCACCTTGGTCCTAGTAATTAGGACTCTGAAGGGGAGTTGAAAATGTAGGTTCTCAaaaggtgtgagtagaatcagaGTAGGCATTAGGCATTGAGAGGTAGAACACCAAGATGAGGCTTAGGTGAGGACgaaattgtatgtggatacaatttacgatgctacaaaaaGCAATAGACAAAGCTTGGAGGACTGGTTATCTATCATGATTAATATTTTAGTCTAAAATGGacttgaacttttcacatatagaataaatgaaaaaaaaaatcaacaccTTCTTATGTTTGGCTAGCAATAAATAGAAAAACCTAAATCTTTCTCTCCTAGTTGTAATATTTTTGATGCCTTTATCATTATTGGTTTTCTCAACAAGACAATGATTGCAAGAAGCAAAGTGAATAATTATCTATCCATAAAACAAAATAGATCATATTAAAGATCCATCATGCCAATCTTCATCATGCACAAGCATAGGAATTTGCCACACCTATCTCACGACAAATTTCATGAATATCTTCCATTCCTAAGTCGACCTCTTTTTTATCAGTGTAGAAAATCAATCCCTTATCATTTGTAGTTGCCAAAATCCCCAcatcaatcattttcaatgtcgCAAATGCCTTCTCTAGAATGTGTTGACTTACATTGAGTCCAAGGGTCAAATGGACAAAAGGAACCATTTGGGAGCGACTTCAAGTGTGTCGGTTCAATTGCATGTTTCAATGCcccaaaaacaagaaaaacaagacatAATATCTCTTGTGCAGTTTAAGATTCAATGCCTAGATGCTTATTGATGGCCATTGCCCACATAGTTTAGGGGCTCTAATACTATATGAAAACccgatattcaatagattcaaatGGGATATATTACATTGATGTGCATTGGCTATATAAAATCATTATTTGCCCATATAACTACCAAAACTCCCTTATGAGAAAGTAACTTCCTGACaaccaacaatttattttactatttATTAATCTAAACTAAAGCTAATGTAATATTCTCCAACAAAATATTCTACTAAAATTGAAAAAGCAACCAATTGTAGTCATATGATTTCCATAGTGCATGTAGTCATTGTGTGTTAGCTTCTGGTATAACATGTAAATTTATTTCCTCGATGTTTTtgatcaaactccatgatccattTTGGATACCTTGACAAAAAATGCATGTAATGCAGCATCATATGAACTTGAAACCAAATTTTTTAAATATGAAACTTGACAAATAAGTGATTGTCACAAAatttaaaatgatttgaaatatctaAGACAGATTTTAAATAGACAAAATTAGAATCTGACTGTAAAATCCTCTCCCCTAATAAGCCACAAATGGTCTATTTCTATACCGTGCACCATAGGCCCCCCTCCCCTAGTTTGGTCGACTTTGGTGTCCTGTTCTTCCTCCTTTTATATTTTATGACGGTCCTTTCCTTAATATGCGTCGTCCCGGGAATCTTTCCTTCAAACGCTCTTCTCGTGTTTCGTCATCCACACGCAGCTACGCAACTTATTTGTTTCCACTGCTTCACGCATTGGTACTGGCAACACTTTCTTCCAATATTTCAACGACTTTACAATAGTGCCAAATTTGTATCATTTCAGATGTACTTTCAGACAATGGGCGCCGCCCTAAGGCTACTCCAAAAAAAACAGAATCTTCTCTAAATGGGTTCTGGTTTTGAGTTGAAAGCCTAAAAATATATTCATGTGAAACATAAATTATAACGTAACTCATTTGCATGATCTATTCGTCAATATGAGACTGTAGACCTCCTGGAATTCAACTCATTGATCTGAGACTGTAGAACTAGTGGAGTGTAACTCATTTGCATGTTGAATAAGTGTTTCTTTTAATTGTATCAACATTTCAGATTACAACATTCCCTGATCTATTATCATCATGCAATTAATGTTGCTTTTAATTGTATCAACATTTCAGATTACAACATTCCCTGATCAATTATCATCATGCAATAAGAGGATTTAATTGCAGACCAATGTCATATATATTCTGTAAAGATCGATATACTTATTACCAGTATATATTTTTGAAAAACCATTTTACAATTTGCACGCAGAAAACAAAAGACATGGTGAAACAGCGAGAGCACGAAATTGGGTCAAAGTTGAAACAACTGGTATAGGTAGGCATGGAAAGCACTCCGTGCTCAATATACAGATTAGGCCTGACGGCCAACGTTTCCACTGGACACCGCCTGCACCTCGGTTCGAACCTCAGTCAAGCTGTGAACTCCGCTGTCTTCCGTAACGACAAACTTCATCCAATTCCTCTTCTTACAGGCATTCATAAGAAAATAGGCCAAAACACCCACAACCGTGACGCAAATACAGAGAATGTATACAGCCAAATTAGCCAGAGTCATCACAAAGATAAGAAACCCCACGGGCACCATACACAAGACAATCAAGACAGGCAACCCAACAGGCACTCTGTAGGGCCTGCTCAGAGCCGGGAACTTGCGCCTGAGCCACAGAAACGAAGCAAATTCCAGCAGCATCCCGCAGCTGTAGAGAAAATTGGCGGCCGATATGATTGTCGTGAAGTTGAGGTAGGAAAGTAGCAACGTGCCCCCGGCGGAGACGAGGATCCCCAAGAAAGGTGTGTTGTAACATGACCGCTTGGCCATGAAACTGGGTAGAAGCCCAATCTCCGCCATGCCCAAAAGCTGAAACGACGCGCTGCTCAGCTGGGCTTCGAAAAGGCCCACTGTCGACAACACCGCCCCGACTTCGATCCAGTATTTTAACCACGAACCAGCGATGCGACCAGCAGCGTCGGCCAGGTAACCGTCATTCCACAACGCCTGGTTCAATTCTAGCGCGCCGGTACCGGCCAGCAGAGGTACGATGTAGCCCACGCAAGTCATCAGCACCGCGCAGAGGAGTGCCCGCGGGAAAGTTCTCTGCGGGTGCTCCACCTCCCCTGCCAGAGTGCTCGCGTTGTCCCAGAAATTCAGATTCCAGAACAGCGTGTTGAAGAAGAGTGACCAGTCCACGTGACCCTGCGGCCGCGCACCCCACCGTGAGGGCTTCAGCTTTGGAATGGAGCAGAAAAACATGAGATAAAATGGCATCAGTGACACCATCCCGAGAATAACTGCAGCCCACCCCACAATAGTAAGCCCTCTGAAGTTCAGATAGCTCAAAACCAGCATGTACACCAAAATTCCCACGATTCTGATGCGGCCATggctgaagactggaaaaatgatcTTTAGATAATCCAGGCAGAGCACCGGATAGGCAGCGTTGTTGATAACACCGCTAACCCATTTCAACCATCCCATGAGAAACCCCCAAAATGGCCCGAACGCCGCCCATGCCCACACCACGTACCCGCCGTTTCCCGGGTATGCCGTTGCGAGCTCCGCCGTCACTAGCGCCTCCGGTATGCTCCATACGAACGGAAATATTATGAACCCCAACAGCGCAAACAGAGGCCCCGCTGCTTGTAGGGCCGGTTCTTCACCGAATGGACCGCCGGAGACTTCGAAGTAGATGAGAAATATCAAGGGGATGAGCTTCAGCTTCTTCGACTTCGAAGAAGTCGACTGTTGAATCCCTCCAATGGTGGTGTCTCTTTCTGGTTCTTTTGCTCCTTCCTCCACTCCTCCTCCATCTGCGTGCGAGGACGGGCCCATTGACCGTACTGGTACTGAGCTGACGGCAAATTTTTTATCTTCTACTACAGATACACATTAAAGTTTCGTGGGTTTTGCTTGCTTGCACCACCTGGTACAAAAGCCACCCCTTGCCTATCTGATCTTCTGTGCAAATGTGGCTGCAATTAGCAACTTGAGAGTTGTGGCATTCTTATATCATTCTACAACTTAGATAGATACCTAAAATGGGCTGGAGCCTACCTAAAATGGGTTGGAGCTGAGCGAGTCTCTCCTCACATCGAAAAGATCTTCTTGTTCCCTGAATTATTAAAGGAGCGAATCAAGTCCAGGGGTCCATCGTCCACG encodes:
- the LOC131036655 gene encoding probable polyamine transporter At3g13620; this translates as MGPSSHADGGGVEEGAKEPERDTTIGGIQQSTSSKSKKLKLIPLIFLIYFEVSGGPFGEEPALQAAGPLFALLGFIIFPFVWSIPEALVTAELATAYPGNGGYVVWAWAAFGPFWGFLMGWLKWVSGVINNAAYPVLCLDYLKIIFPVFSHGRIRIVGILVYMLVLSYLNFRGLTIVGWAAVILGMVSLMPFYLMFFCSIPKLKPSRWGARPQGHVDWSLFFNTLFWNLNFWDNASTLAGEVEHPQRTFPRALLCAVLMTCVGYIVPLLAGTGALELNQALWNDGYLADAAGRIAGSWLKYWIEVGAVLSTVGLFEAQLSSASFQLLGMAEIGLLPSFMAKRSCYNTPFLGILVSAGGTLLLSYLNFTTIISAANFLYSCGMLLEFASFLWLRRKFPALSRPYRVPVGLPVLIVLCMVPVGFLIFVMTLANLAVYILCICVTVVGVLAYFLMNACKKRNWMKFVVTEDSGVHSLTEVRTEVQAVSSGNVGRQA